Sequence from the Deltaproteobacteria bacterium genome:
CCTATAATTAAAGCTAATCATTGATAGGTTTGATAAATTTAGTAAAAATGGTGAAAAGTTGATGAGAAATTTTTATAGTATTAATGGTGTCGCTTGACGAATCGCAGCAATACGAGTAAGCGAGCGCCCCATGAATTTAGCTGTATCAATAAGCTGGTGTTTATCTGCGTTGCGAACATTGGGGCGATGGTGGCGGCCTTTAATATTATTCATCATTTTACCAATAGTGATTTTGCATGTAGTTTTGCATAGTGATTATGTTGGCTACTGGCTTAATAATAAAGCTGAAAATGCTTTTACCAAACATGGAGTTGCTTTTAAGGCGTCTAAGCCAGCTCAAATCCAATGGCCGGGTAAAGTGGTTTTTCATGATATTGAGGTAGGTTGTGACGATTGGCAATTAAATGCAACTCAAATCTCAATACAGCCGACTTTATCTGCTTTGTTTCATGGTTTTTTTACTGACGAAATAAATATTAAGGTTAACCAGGCCAGTTTGCATACTGATAATTTTTCATCAGATCTTAATTGGCATGTTGATAGTGGTGAGTTTTCAGTTAAACAGTTGCATGATGATTGGCGCATATTTGCTAATTTGTATTTTAAGCACGGTAGCAAAGCATTATTAGCTGCCAGCATTGCCAAAAAAATTAGAGTGCAAATAGCCATACAAGATGCACAATTTGAAGATCTTCCTCCTTTATTAATAAAAAAATTAGCTAAAAACTTAAGTGGCAAATGGTATGGAATAGTAGCTTTACAGTCAGCACGTGATCTAAAAAATATTAATCTCGCTCTGCGGTTATATACTAAAAACTTAAATATTTCTGATTTAAGTAATGAGATGTTAGAAATTGGTCCAGTAGTATTAGATATTAACGCCTTAGCAACTTTCAATCGTAGCGAGCAGCAACTTAATTTTTCTTCAGCTAACATTGCATTAGGACCACAACGAGAATTACGAGCCTCGGTTTATGGTTATGCAAACTTGAAAAAAGAAGGTTTGTTGCGCTTACATGCAAATGTACATGCACCAGAAATGAAGCATCTATTAGCAGTATTGCCGCAAACATTGCAGCTACCATCAGATGCACCAAAAGCTAACGGTATATTTAATGCAAAATTTGATATAAATGGCTCATTTCATAAACCTTTAGATTGGCAAATAGTTGCAAAGCTTGATCTTAAAGGTATGCGGTCAACTACTATAGATTTAAATTTAGCTAAGTTGAAACATTCGTTTACTTATCAAACGACCAATGCCTTTGGCGAAAACTATAGTTTTATAGTCGGACCAGAACGAGACCTATTTGTGCCACTGGCGCAATTACCATCATATGTCGCCGATGCCGTAACCACCAGTGAAGACGCTGGCTTTTTCGCACATCAAGGTTTTGATTTTAATGAAATCAAAAATAGTGTCTTTGCTGTTGTGCAAGCTGGCAAAGCAGTACGTGGCGGCTCTACAATTACTCAGCAGCTAGCAAAAAATTTATATCTATCTAAAGAGAAAACTTATGTACGCAAAATACGCGAGGCCTTAATTGCCTTAGCGCTTGAAAGCAATCTTACCAAACATCGTTTATTAGAAATTTATCTTAATATTATTGAGTGGGGACCGGGGATATATGGTATCGGCGCTGCGGCGCAATATTATTTTAATAAAGATGCAAGAGACTTAACACCACGCGAGGCAGTATATTTAGCTAGCGTCATTCCAAACCCCTTACGCTATTATCGGCAGAAAATACGCGAGGATGTCAGTTTAGCCTGGAGCAACCGTCTAGATAGCATTCTCACACGTATGAGTGAAAGAGGCAGACTTGACGCACAAAGTTATGTCCATGCGCTGGATGACCAGTTAAATTTTAACAACTAGTGAATAATTAAACTTTAACTAGTTAAAACGTTTGTCTTTTTGACCGCTTTTGGCCCAAGCAATGCTTTTATCAAGGCTTTCTTTGAGATTGTAATAGCGACAGGCATGAACTGATAGTTGCACACCAAGTACTTTGTTTAGGTTTTGAAATAACTTTACTTCTTCATTAGTACATGGCTTTGAACCATTTCGAGTGTTGATTTGATAAAGGCACTCTGTGTGTAATTCATTAGCCTTTTTTAGCCATTCAACTTTTTTCATGTATCTCTCCCAAGTGAAAAACTACTAGTGTATGAACTTTTAAACCAATAGCAACACATAAGTCATCTAAAACGAACGTTTCATCCATGTCATCTAAAACGAACGTTAGTGAGGAGAGATCTTAAAAACTAAGATTTCTCGCTGCGCTCGAAATGACAACGATGAACGCTCAAAATAACAACTATTAGAGCTTACAATAACAGCTATAAGCATTTGCAATGACAGCTATTATAAGAAACTACAAACAAGGCTAGAGCTTTGGCTGAATTAGTTACGCAAATTAGAAAAAATGATGAGAGACCACAAAATAGAAAAAAAGGGGATCTTAATTAGGGGGTGTCCCTAAGCAAATTTGGTGAAATAACCTAAGCTTGCTACACGCGCCTTGATAGCTTCGACGTTCTCTAATAATTCAGTAGTAGAATCCCAACGCCCAGTGATAAATTGCTGGCGCATACCCTCAGGCATTTCAAGATTAAAGCTTTTATCGCTAATTGACACTAGGCGTTGTTCGAGATCAACTTTAACTTGTGCCTCTGGTGTTGCAGCAATTACATTCATGAGTGTTTGAATATCTTCATGACTGAGACAGCAGCAAGGTATCCCAATAGCCACACAGTTACCTAGAAAGATTTCGGCAAAGTTTTCACCCACAATAGCGCGAATACCCCAACGCATAATCGCTTGCGGTGCATGTTCGCGTGATGAACCACAACCAAAGTTTTTATTTACTACTAATATTTCGGCGCCTTGATTTTGTGGTTCATCAAAGGGGTGCACTTTGCCTACGGCTTTAAGTGAGGCGCGATCATCTTCAAAAACATGCTCACCTAAGCCGTCAAACACTACTGTACGTAAATAACGAGCAGGGATAATGCGATCAGTATCAATATCATTGCCAGCAACTACTACCGAGCGGCCACTGATGGCGATGCGTTTTGTGTCTTGCATTTTTATACTCCTTAATAAAGCAGTAATTGGCTTTTTAGTTTTTAGTTAATCCCAAATACCTCGCGGGCGTCAGCGATTTTTCCAGCGATTGCTGATGCGGCCACCATAACTGGGCTCATAAGCAAAGTGCGGCCAGTTGGTGAGCCTTGACGACCTTTGAAGTTACGGTTTGACGATGAAGCACATAATTCGCGACCCACAAGTTTATCAGGGTTCATCGCCAAGCACATTGAGCAACCCGCCTCGCGAAAGGCAAAACCAGCATTGGTGAATATCTTATCCCAACCACGTGCTATCATTTCGCGGGCAACGGCGACTGAACCTGGTACGACTAAAGCCCGTACATGCGGTTGCACTTTATAGTTATCTTTTTTAAGATATTTAACTACTTCGGCAAAATCGCTTAAGCGACCATTGGTGCAAGAACCAATAAACGCGACATCGATTTTAGTGCCGAGAAGCGGTTGCCCTGGGTTAACTCCCATATATTCATAAGCTTCTTTAGCAGCATCACGATCAGCTTCTGCAAGTTGTTCAGTATAAGGTATGGTATCGGTAACGCTAATAGATTGCGCGGGGTTGGTGCCCCAAGTTACAACCGGTGGGATATCTTCGCCTTGATAAACCACGCGATCATCGTAAACCGCGTCAGCATCACTCTTAATGCTTTCCCAATACTCAACGGCACGTGACCAATTATCATATTTGGGTGCATACTCACGACCATGTAAATAATCGTAGGTGGTTTGATCTGGATTTACATAACCACAACGCGCGCCGCCTTCAATGGCCATGTTGCAAACAGTCATGCGCTCTTCCATGGTAAAATTATCAAAGAGCGTGCCACCAAATTCGTAAGCATAGCCAACGCCACCATTAACCCCAAGTTTACCAATGATGTAGAGCACAACATCTTTGGCATAGACACCTGGGCAGAGTTTGCCATTAACTTCAATGCGGCGTACTTTAAGTTTGCCCATGGCCATAGTTTGAGTGGCGAGCACATCGCGAATTTGCGAAGTACCAATACCAAATGCTAAAGCACCAAAAGCACCGTGTGTTGCAGTGTGTGAATCACCGCAACAAATGGTCATACCAGGTTGAGTTAAACCACGCTCTGGACCAACAACATGAACAATACCGTTCTCATTAGCTGCTGGTGAGAAAAAGCGAATGCCAAAATCTTTTACGCTTTTCTCTAAACTTTTCATCATTTCTTCGGCCATCGCATCTTTGTACGGACGCGCTGAATCAGCAGTCGGAATAATATGATCTACCGTGGCAAAAGTACGTTCAGGATACATTACTTTTAAGCGTCTTTCGCGAAGCATGGCAAAGGCTTGTGGCGAAGTTACTTCGTGTAACAAATGCAAACCCATAAGCAATTGGTATTGCCCTGACGACAATTGACGTACCACGTGCTGGTCAAATACTTTCTCATAGAGTGTTTTACCCATTGGTATTACTCCTTGTCTAATGCGGCATAATCCTCGATGCGTGAGGCAACGAGGTTGCCAAAATTTGTAAAAGTTTTGAGTTGCTTGCGATTAAGAGGTGCCCAAATCGCATCGATTGCTTGCTGGCGTTCGCTGCGAATAAGCTCCATGGTTTTTTTACCCTTAGTCGTGAGCAGATAATCACGTTGGCGGGCATCAGCGGTAGATAGTGAAACGCTAATCAATTTTTTGTTTTGTAATTGCCGTAATATTTTTGAGACTGCAGCAGGGCTACTTGAGCGAGTTTTGGCAAACATGCTTGGGACAAAATGCTCGCTAGATATTTGTTCAAGTACTTGCCATTGCTGTTCGCTAAGTT
This genomic interval carries:
- a CDS encoding transglycosylase domain-containing protein, with protein sequence MILHVVLHSDYVGYWLNNKAENAFTKHGVAFKASKPAQIQWPGKVVFHDIEVGCDDWQLNATQISIQPTLSALFHGFFTDEINIKVNQASLHTDNFSSDLNWHVDSGEFSVKQLHDDWRIFANLYFKHGSKALLAASIAKKIRVQIAIQDAQFEDLPPLLIKKLAKNLSGKWYGIVALQSARDLKNINLALRLYTKNLNISDLSNEMLEIGPVVLDINALATFNRSEQQLNFSSANIALGPQRELRASVYGYANLKKEGLLRLHANVHAPEMKHLLAVLPQTLQLPSDAPKANGIFNAKFDINGSFHKPLDWQIVAKLDLKGMRSTTIDLNLAKLKHSFTYQTTNAFGENYSFIVGPERDLFVPLAQLPSYVADAVTTSEDAGFFAHQGFDFNEIKNSVFAVVQAGKAVRGGSTITQQLAKNLYLSKEKTYVRKIREALIALALESNLTKHRLLEIYLNIIEWGPGIYGIGAAAQYYFNKDARDLTPREAVYLASVIPNPLRYYRQKIREDVSLAWSNRLDSILTRMSERGRLDAQSYVHALDDQLNFNN
- a CDS encoding 3-isopropylmalate dehydratase small subunit, translated to MQDTKRIAISGRSVVVAGNDIDTDRIIPARYLRTVVFDGLGEHVFEDDRASLKAVGKVHPFDEPQNQGAEILVVNKNFGCGSSREHAPQAIMRWGIRAIVGENFAEIFLGNCVAIGIPCCCLSHEDIQTLMNVIAATPEAQVKVDLEQRLVSISDKSFNLEMPEGMRQQFITGRWDSTTELLENVEAIKARVASLGYFTKFA
- the leuC gene encoding 3-isopropylmalate dehydratase large subunit encodes the protein MGKTLYEKVFDQHVVRQLSSGQYQLLMGLHLLHEVTSPQAFAMLRERRLKVMYPERTFATVDHIIPTADSARPYKDAMAEEMMKSLEKSVKDFGIRFFSPAANENGIVHVVGPERGLTQPGMTICCGDSHTATHGAFGALAFGIGTSQIRDVLATQTMAMGKLKVRRIEVNGKLCPGVYAKDVVLYIIGKLGVNGGVGYAYEFGGTLFDNFTMEERMTVCNMAIEGGARCGYVNPDQTTYDYLHGREYAPKYDNWSRAVEYWESIKSDADAVYDDRVVYQGEDIPPVVTWGTNPAQSISVTDTIPYTEQLAEADRDAAKEAYEYMGVNPGQPLLGTKIDVAFIGSCTNGRLSDFAEVVKYLKKDNYKVQPHVRALVVPGSVAVAREMIARGWDKIFTNAGFAFREAGCSMCLAMNPDKLVGRELCASSSNRNFKGRQGSPTGRTLLMSPVMVAASAIAGKIADAREVFGIN